One window from the genome of Microcoleus sp. bin38.metabat.b11b12b14.051 encodes:
- a CDS encoding PAS domain-containing sensor histidine kinase, which translates to MNPLFQKLLGPRQTEYLVVNHNFIIQEISAEVQNYADTPGDALPGADARICFPELIGIENILMSIVMGRRPSFELKGIARFADNNRPLYFDMLAIEHENEQDMASNLLILIEDTTEKMVMKQSLIQRANEANLLVSALAASKDYIDKVIRSMGDALLVTTTLGIIKTVNQSAQWLFGYSEAELIDHPLSIIVVEEKLLYQARHRYILSQKELLRELEVVCVTKSGEEIWVEFSCSAIQTELEGLYDFIYIGRDITERKQEEIEIRRSLAKEQELRQVKSRFFSMLAHEFGNPLNTVLFATQILKEYGDEITNEEKQEYLEHVKSASKHMAQLLDDVRLLSSAEAGKLKFNPAPVDLPKFCSELVDSIKISYGRNHRINLSCRKKNTSSAKKTLRESDETQHWPALDAKLLRHILTNLLSNAVKYSPIDSYIDFELNWHNEEATFKIKDAGIGIPIEDQEQLFESYYRAQNVGKIPGTGLGLSIVKQCVDLHGGQIEFASDTGLGTTFIVTIPFDKQK; encoded by the coding sequence ATGAACCCCCTTTTTCAGAAGCTTTTGGGCCCGCGACAAACAGAGTATCTGGTAGTAAATCACAATTTCATCATTCAGGAAATCTCTGCCGAAGTCCAGAATTATGCCGATACTCCCGGCGACGCGCTCCCCGGTGCAGATGCTCGCATCTGTTTTCCCGAGCTAATTGGCATTGAAAATATCCTGATGTCTATCGTCATGGGACGGCGGCCGAGTTTTGAACTCAAAGGTATCGCTCGGTTTGCCGACAACAACCGCCCTTTATACTTCGATATGTTGGCGATAGAGCATGAAAACGAACAAGATATGGCAAGTAATTTGCTAATTTTGATTGAAGATACCACCGAAAAAATGGTGATGAAGCAGTCATTGATTCAGAGAGCGAATGAAGCCAATCTTTTGGTCAGCGCCTTAGCTGCTTCCAAAGATTATATAGATAAAGTTATTCGCTCCATGGGGGATGCTTTATTGGTGACAACAACATTAGGAATTATCAAAACCGTCAATCAATCGGCACAATGGTTGTTTGGATACAGCGAAGCAGAATTGATCGACCATCCCCTCTCGATAATAGTAGTCGAAGAAAAATTGCTGTACCAAGCTCGCCACCGCTATATTTTGTCTCAAAAAGAGCTGCTCAGAGAACTGGAAGTAGTCTGCGTTACTAAAAGTGGAGAAGAAATTTGGGTAGAATTTTCATGTTCGGCAATTCAGACAGAATTAGAGGGACTGTACGATTTTATCTATATCGGTAGGGACATCACAGAACGCAAGCAAGAAGAAATAGAAATTCGCCGCTCTTTGGCAAAAGAGCAAGAACTCAGACAAGTGAAATCTCGTTTTTTCTCAATGCTCGCTCACGAATTCGGCAATCCTTTGAATACTGTATTATTTGCTACTCAAATCCTCAAAGAATACGGAGACGAGATCACCAACGAGGAAAAACAAGAATACCTAGAACACGTTAAATCAGCATCTAAACACATGGCTCAGCTATTAGATGACGTGCGGTTGCTCAGCAGCGCCGAAGCTGGAAAACTCAAATTCAATCCCGCGCCAGTTGACTTGCCAAAATTTTGCAGCGAGTTAGTGGACTCAATTAAAATTAGTTACGGGAGAAATCATAGAATTAACTTAAGTTGCAGAAAAAAGAATACTTCATCAGCGAAAAAAACACTGCGGGAGTCAGACGAAACCCAACACTGGCCAGCACTTGATGCAAAATTGCTGCGACACATCTTGACAAATTTGCTGTCAAATGCTGTAAAATATTCGCCGATCGACAGCTACATTGATTTTGAATTAAATTGGCATAATGAAGAAGCTACATTTAAAATTAAAGACGCAGGCATTGGCATTCCGATAGAAGACCAAGAACAACTGTTTGAATCTTATTACCGAGCTCAAAATGTGGGAAAAATACCCGGTACAGGACTGGGTTTATCCATAGTCAAGCAGTGTGTGGACTTGCACGGAGGTCAAATCGAATTTGCCAGCGACACAGGGTTAGGCACTACATTTATAGTCACAATTCCATTTGACAAACAGAAGTAA
- the alaS gene encoding alanine--tRNA ligase, whose protein sequence is MSITPKSLSGSQIRETFLDFYAQRGHKILPSASLVPEDPTVLLTIAGMLQFKPIFLGQRAAESPRATTSQKCIRTNDIENVGRTARHHTFFEMLGNFSFGDYFKKQAIAWAWELSTEVFGLPASNLVVSVFREDDEAFAIWRDEIGIPGDRIQRMGEADNFWQSGPTGPCGPCSEIYYDFHPERGDNIDLEDDSRFIEFYNLVFMQYNKDAEGNLTPLQNQNIDTGMGLERMAQILQKVPNNYETDLIFPIVQSAAEIAGIDYHNSDENVKVSLKVIGDHIRAVVHMIADEIRASNVGRGYILRRLIRRVVRHGRLIGIEGEFTVRVAESAIGLSEAAYPNVRLREAQIKAELAREEAQFLKTLERGEKLLEEIVDRTKQQANLQISGQDAFTLYDTYGFPLELTQEIAEEQGITVDLNGFEVAMKEQQTRAKEAHQTIDLTVQGSLDKLANTIQKTEFLGYTELSSLAEVKVILVDGEVVESAEAGTEIQVVLNQTPFYAESGGQLGDKGYLNSGESLLVRVDDVKKESDFFVHFGFVERGTLKVGDSLTAKIDNSGRRRIQSNHTATHLLQAALRQIVDNSISQAGSLVSTDRLRFDFNSPRAVTAEELEKIEDLINSWISEAHAAEVAEMPIAQAREKGATAMFGEKYGDVVRVIDFPGVSMELCGGTHVSNTAEIGLFKIVSEAGVAAGTRRIEAVSGQAVLDYLNVRDRVVRDLGDRFKAKPEELPNRITNLQNELKDTQKQLAAVKSELAIVKSDQLLNAAEAIGEFKIIVAQLGDVDAEALKTAAERLQQKLGNAAVVLASVADVDKVSLVAAFSPEVNRKGLQAGKFIGGIAQLCGGKGGGRPNLAQAGGRDASKLQEALDSARNLLVEGLG, encoded by the coding sequence ATGTCTATTACTCCTAAGTCTCTAAGCGGCAGCCAAATCCGCGAAACATTCCTCGATTTTTACGCCCAGCGGGGACACAAAATTCTGCCCAGCGCTTCCTTAGTGCCCGAAGATCCGACGGTGTTGCTGACGATCGCCGGAATGCTACAATTCAAACCGATATTTCTCGGCCAGCGGGCGGCAGAATCACCGCGCGCCACGACTTCGCAAAAGTGCATCCGCACTAACGACATCGAAAACGTGGGCCGCACCGCCCGCCATCACACGTTTTTTGAGATGTTGGGGAATTTCAGTTTTGGGGATTATTTCAAGAAACAGGCAATTGCGTGGGCTTGGGAACTTTCTACGGAAGTTTTCGGTTTACCAGCATCCAATTTAGTTGTTAGCGTTTTCCGCGAAGATGACGAGGCTTTTGCGATTTGGCGCGATGAAATTGGCATTCCGGGCGATCGTATTCAACGCATGGGAGAAGCCGACAATTTCTGGCAATCTGGCCCCACAGGCCCGTGCGGCCCATGTTCCGAGATTTATTACGATTTCCACCCGGAAAGAGGCGATAATATTGACCTCGAAGATGATAGCAGGTTTATCGAATTTTATAACCTGGTTTTCATGCAGTACAATAAGGATGCAGAGGGCAATTTAACACCGCTGCAAAATCAAAATATTGATACTGGGATGGGATTGGAACGGATGGCGCAAATCCTCCAGAAAGTCCCTAACAATTACGAGACAGATTTGATTTTCCCGATCGTCCAATCGGCAGCGGAAATTGCCGGAATTGATTACCACAATAGCGATGAAAATGTCAAGGTTTCGCTAAAAGTAATTGGCGACCACATTCGGGCTGTGGTGCACATGATTGCAGACGAAATTCGCGCGTCAAATGTGGGCCGCGGTTACATTTTACGGCGGTTGATTCGGCGGGTGGTGCGCCACGGGCGGCTGATTGGGATTGAAGGTGAGTTTACGGTGCGGGTGGCTGAAAGTGCGATCGGCCTTTCGGAAGCTGCTTATCCGAATGTGCGCCTCCGCGAAGCTCAAATTAAGGCAGAATTGGCAAGGGAAGAGGCGCAGTTTCTCAAGACTTTGGAACGGGGAGAGAAGCTGCTTGAGGAAATTGTCGATCGCACAAAACAACAAGCCAATCTCCAAATCAGCGGACAAGATGCTTTCACGCTTTACGATACCTACGGTTTTCCGTTAGAACTGACACAAGAAATTGCTGAGGAACAGGGAATTACTGTCGATTTGAACGGCTTTGAAGTCGCGATGAAGGAACAGCAAACTCGCGCCAAAGAAGCTCATCAAACTATTGATTTAACGGTGCAAGGTTCCTTGGATAAATTGGCTAATACAATTCAGAAAACCGAGTTTCTCGGTTATACTGAATTATCGAGTTTAGCCGAAGTAAAAGTTATCTTGGTTGACGGTGAAGTTGTGGAATCAGCAGAGGCGGGAACCGAGATACAAGTTGTGTTGAACCAAACGCCGTTTTATGCAGAATCCGGCGGACAACTTGGGGACAAAGGTTATTTGAACAGTGGAGAGAGTTTGTTGGTGAGAGTTGATGATGTGAAGAAGGAATCCGATTTCTTTGTACATTTCGGCTTTGTAGAACGGGGAACACTGAAAGTTGGCGATAGTTTGACAGCCAAAATTGACAATAGCGGCCGCCGCCGAATTCAATCGAACCACACAGCAACTCACTTATTACAAGCAGCTTTGCGGCAAATTGTGGATAATTCAATTTCCCAAGCTGGTTCCTTGGTATCGACAGACAGATTGCGGTTTGACTTCAATTCTCCGCGCGCTGTGACAGCAGAAGAGTTGGAGAAAATTGAGGATTTAATTAATAGTTGGATTTCCGAAGCCCACGCTGCGGAAGTTGCGGAAATGCCGATCGCCCAAGCGCGAGAAAAAGGCGCTACGGCGATGTTTGGCGAGAAGTACGGCGACGTGGTGCGGGTTATCGATTTTCCGGGCGTTTCAATGGAATTGTGCGGGGGGACTCACGTCAGCAATACGGCAGAAATCGGGCTGTTTAAGATTGTTTCCGAGGCTGGGGTGGCCGCCGGTACTCGCCGGATTGAGGCGGTTTCGGGCCAGGCTGTGTTGGATTATTTGAACGTGCGAGACAGGGTAGTACGCGATTTGGGCGATCGATTTAAGGCGAAGCCGGAAGAATTGCCGAACCGGATTACTAATTTGCAGAATGAGTTGAAGGATACTCAGAAGCAGTTGGCTGCTGTGAAGTCGGAATTGGCGATCGTGAAATCTGACCAGTTGTTAAATGCGGCTGAGGCGATCGGTGAATTCAAAATCATTGTAGCTCAATTGGGAGATGTGGATGCAGAAGCGCTGAAAACTGCGGCCGAAAGGTTGCAGCAAAAGTTAGGAAATGCTGCGGTAGTTTTGGCATCGGTTGCTGATGTAGATAAGGTGAGTTTGGTGGCTGCTTTTAGTCCAGAAGTTAATCGGAAAGGATTGCAAGCTGGCAAGTTTATCGGGGGAATTGCTCAACTTTGCGGCGGAAAAGGCGGCGGGCGGCCTAATTTGGCGCAGGCTGGGGGACGCGATGCTAGTAAGTTGCAGGAAGCGTTGGATAGTGCTCGCAATTTGTTAGTTGAAGGGTTGGGTTAA
- a CDS encoding Rab family GTPase, translated as MSVTISKKMCMIGDFGVGKTSLIRRFVDRQFSDQYLSTVGVKISRRSIVLENVKQQEIVTAQLLIWDLEGHTKFKGIAPTYLQGASGVLIVADVTRSETVERISEHIKLFSSVNPKGSIIIALNKVDLIDEEKLALLVEISHSIGQDKVIAVYTTSAKTGKDVDEIFHKLAYTMVEQV; from the coding sequence ATGTCAGTTACTATATCTAAGAAAATGTGCATGATTGGCGACTTTGGCGTAGGCAAAACCAGCCTGATCCGCCGTTTTGTCGATCGGCAATTCAGCGACCAGTACCTCTCGACAGTAGGAGTTAAAATTTCCCGCAGAAGTATCGTACTAGAGAACGTAAAACAGCAAGAAATTGTCACAGCCCAGTTGCTGATTTGGGACTTAGAAGGTCATACAAAATTCAAAGGAATCGCACCGACTTACTTGCAGGGAGCTAGCGGCGTTTTAATCGTTGCCGATGTCACCCGCTCCGAAACAGTTGAGCGAATCTCAGAACACATTAAACTTTTTTCTTCAGTCAATCCCAAAGGCTCAATAATCATCGCTTTGAACAAAGTAGACTTGATTGACGAGGAAAAATTAGCACTGCTAGTGGAAATCTCCCACTCAATCGGTCAAGACAAAGTAATAGCAGTTTACACGACATCTGCTAAAACAGGTAAAGACGTTGACGAAATTTTCCACAAGCTAGCTTACACAATGGTAGAACAAGTATGA
- a CDS encoding adenylate/guanylate cyclase domain-containing protein, which yields MTKLLKKLLVPHHLEYLALDRDFLIQETSLQVQRFADCPAEVAAGNDVRIPFPELVGTEEILIDIFEGRLPNFELKSMTRVLENGSRLYFDMYIVEFTNDDDYQRLIVFFEDVTDRMGLEQTLVQATNEMNILLSTLAATNNYVEKIITSMAEVLLVTTASGKIKKVNQAAQDLFGYSESELVGQQIDALAAEGESLQAVSQYQSQLSQTNTEVICTAKTGEKLTVAFSCTAIPSEMQRIYESSAALQDFVYIGRDVTDRQRSRKRKVAQYVTTRILSASETIKKALAAILPVICDSLGWDIAELWMPESGEKLVSGNKRITAVSDPNLLRCVASWQKRSVSLPKFSESAQQMTCGLGEGLPGLVWTSGASQWIADVTENDSFLRREVATEQGMHGAFGFPILGDYELENSARSVLGVITLFSCEVQCFDEELLQTMATIGSQIGQFIKRKQAEIALRESEEQLRDLFENATDLIQSIGADGHFLYVNRAWRETLGYSEAEIAEMTVFDIIHPNSSPESMDILYQAITKKNVTENTVYPDYIQAIFITKHSEQILLEGSISCKFSEGSLVAIRAILRDITARKMAEDALAKSVSLLQATFDSTADGILAIDRSGKIVTFNREFVEMWGIPNEVMALRDDATQIAFVLNQLKDPQGFLDRIESLYDQPEAESFDLLEFQDGRFFERYSEPQRLGDKIIGRVWSYHDITERKQAEDALREEQEKSEKLLLNILPKAIAERLKKNETTIAEYFPEVTVLFADIVGFTHLSAQMNPIDLVEILNKIFSRFDLLCEQHGLEKIKTIGDAYMVVGGLPNPRTDHAEAIAQMALDMQTEMARFNAQNKKYFSIRLGIHSGPVVAGVIGIKKFIYDLWGDTVNIASRMESHGLSWRIQVSETTYHLLKHKYLFQERGIIEVKGKGGMTTYLLVGKKSI from the coding sequence ATGACAAAGCTGTTAAAAAAACTGTTGGTTCCCCACCACTTGGAGTACCTAGCACTGGATCGAGACTTTTTAATCCAAGAGACATCTCTTCAAGTGCAGCGCTTTGCGGACTGTCCCGCAGAAGTAGCGGCCGGCAACGATGTCCGCATTCCGTTTCCCGAATTGGTGGGAACTGAAGAAATTTTAATCGATATTTTTGAAGGGCGGTTGCCAAATTTTGAATTAAAATCGATGACGCGGGTATTAGAAAATGGCTCGCGCCTTTATTTTGATATGTATATCGTCGAGTTCACCAATGACGATGATTATCAGAGATTAATTGTATTTTTTGAAGACGTAACCGACAGGATGGGTTTGGAACAAACTCTCGTCCAAGCTACCAATGAAATGAATATTTTATTGAGTACCTTAGCTGCCACTAATAATTATGTAGAAAAAATTATTACTTCCATGGCCGAAGTTTTGTTGGTAACAACAGCCTCGGGAAAAATTAAAAAAGTTAATCAAGCCGCTCAAGATTTGTTCGGTTACAGCGAATCAGAATTAGTGGGCCAGCAAATAGACGCTCTTGCTGCTGAGGGTGAATCTTTGCAAGCAGTCAGCCAATATCAGAGTCAACTTTCTCAAACGAACACGGAAGTAATTTGCACAGCAAAAACTGGAGAAAAGCTCACAGTTGCCTTTTCCTGTACGGCGATTCCCAGTGAAATGCAAAGGATTTATGAATCTTCGGCCGCCCTCCAAGATTTCGTGTACATTGGTCGCGACGTTACAGACAGACAGCGCTCCCGCAAGCGAAAAGTAGCTCAGTACGTCACCACTCGCATCCTGTCAGCATCTGAAACTATCAAAAAAGCTTTAGCAGCAATTCTTCCCGTGATTTGCGACAGCTTGGGATGGGATATCGCAGAACTTTGGATGCCAGAATCTGGGGAAAAATTGGTGTCAGGAAATAAGAGAATAACTGCGGTTTCCGACCCCAATCTGCTGCGGTGCGTCGCCAGTTGGCAAAAACGCTCAGTTTCGCTCCCCAAATTTTCCGAATCGGCCCAACAAATGACCTGTGGATTAGGCGAAGGATTGCCAGGTCTCGTTTGGACAAGCGGTGCCTCTCAGTGGATTGCAGATGTCACAGAAAACGACTCGTTTCTGCGCCGAGAAGTTGCCACTGAACAAGGAATGCACGGAGCTTTTGGATTCCCGATTTTGGGGGACTACGAGCTGGAAAATTCTGCAAGGTCTGTGTTGGGGGTGATTACTTTGTTTAGCTGCGAAGTGCAGTGTTTTGACGAAGAATTGCTCCAGACAATGGCAACAATCGGCAGCCAAATCGGTCAATTTATCAAGCGCAAACAAGCCGAAATAGCTTTGCGGGAAAGCGAAGAACAACTGCGAGACTTATTTGAAAATGCTACTGACTTAATTCAAAGTATTGGAGCGGACGGTCATTTTTTGTATGTAAATCGGGCTTGGCGGGAAACTCTGGGGTACAGCGAAGCAGAAATTGCTGAAATGACTGTTTTTGATATCATTCATCCTAACAGTTCCCCGGAGTCAATGGATATACTGTATCAAGCTATTACCAAAAAAAATGTTACTGAAAATACAGTTTATCCCGACTATATTCAAGCAATATTTATTACTAAACATTCTGAACAAATTTTGCTAGAAGGCAGCATAAGCTGTAAATTTTCGGAAGGTTCCCTAGTAGCAATTCGTGCTATATTGCGAGATATAACTGCTAGAAAAATGGCTGAAGATGCCTTGGCAAAGTCTGTGTCATTGCTGCAAGCAACCTTTGATTCAACTGCTGACGGTATTTTAGCTATTGACAGAAGCGGAAAAATAGTAACTTTCAATCGAGAATTTGTGGAAATGTGGGGCATACCTAACGAAGTGATGGCACTGCGAGATGACGCCACACAGATCGCTTTTGTCCTCAACCAACTCAAAGACCCCCAAGGATTTCTAGACAGAATTGAATCGCTTTACGATCAGCCGGAAGCCGAAAGTTTTGATTTGTTGGAATTTCAAGACGGCAGATTTTTTGAACGCTATTCGGAACCGCAGCGGCTGGGAGATAAAATTATCGGCAGAGTCTGGAGTTATCACGACATTACCGAACGCAAACAAGCAGAAGATGCTCTGCGGGAAGAACAAGAAAAATCAGAAAAGCTGCTGTTAAATATCTTGCCCAAGGCAATAGCAGAACGGCTGAAAAAAAATGAAACTACTATTGCTGAATACTTTCCGGAAGTGACTGTTTTGTTCGCAGATATTGTGGGGTTTACACATTTGTCTGCTCAGATGAATCCGATCGACCTCGTGGAAATCCTGAATAAGATTTTCTCAAGATTTGATTTGTTGTGCGAACAGCATGGTCTAGAAAAAATTAAGACCATCGGCGACGCATACATGGTGGTGGGAGGGCTGCCCAATCCCCGAACAGACCACGCAGAGGCGATCGCCCAAATGGCTCTGGATATGCAAACAGAAATGGCTCGGTTTAATGCTCAGAATAAGAAATATTTTAGCATCCGCCTC
- a CDS encoding OmpA family protein, translating to MALPKENPEVENQLEGFVSQPDEPAAEAATQLEPLLNLLVELKIIACSKQQNPESEGDKSSKNGQAGALGGLMDLLSISSPEPESIAAQQNPAPEGDSSNNHVQAGDLGGLMDLLGISSPEPESIAPVGPETVSPQPQSASSPDVTGDSKSWLFATHKLRTSELEKNYSSAKTIDVSADVSDFETESPPLQALSDLTISDSPQHLQAEKSQDFDTALDDLAGPTLASPALTEPHTPLPTLSQPSEKIYVDAVVASLQSSSNLPEELIPLSQRSEILGEIKQDLNEADNAMGRLQNLIFGSQMSDIEQVKTLLAETDLPGVRHLLVTINDKLGKLEDQIYNPQELIALMLPWIAEILSRKIVDSREEVVNAIVPIIDEVIRAKTVENKSAMSAAIAELLPDALSQQIVNSPEDIAKAIAPEIGLAIKEQIRLDQESIAQALAPEMGKAITAQIALERDSMVDALYPVIGSTISKYLAEAIQTINEKVSNSLSMEGVGRKIRSQVQGVSEAELILKESIPFTVQAAFLIHKASGLVISEVQNSETHQLESEMVAGMLTAIRSFVNECIVQPGEISELNQIEYGDSKIMLEVAGYCYMAVVIKGQPPKFFVDKMRKTVSNLILNYAKLIHEFNGDPGTIPDSLHPFIKSLFDPPEKEKSKKPPILLLGLSMAALSLILIPWGIYQHRRSIDRSIEASTALALASTPELAVYRLNADVDGNTLKLTGKLPNAELRAQAEKIAASTAPNLKLDNKIIAVYVPPDPVLTAAQVQRLTAVLNRLSGVSISSRYGDRKVTVYGTVTDGADLDKIAQSFKEIPGVESVVSTVKLDPLKIASRIYFEQGTTTLDSTSAGIIASVKSFMDQYPQKHIKIIGHSDRTGELVINQRLSLQRAAAVRDALVRQGADPKRLQTAWSLNPPPGVEPNQPLILSRCVLFEPITKIVNSK from the coding sequence ATGGCTTTACCGAAAGAAAATCCGGAAGTTGAAAATCAGCTAGAGGGTTTTGTTTCTCAACCTGACGAGCCTGCTGCCGAGGCAGCAACCCAGCTAGAACCCTTGCTGAATCTGTTAGTCGAACTCAAAATTATTGCCTGTTCAAAACAGCAAAATCCCGAGTCTGAAGGTGACAAAAGCAGCAAAAACGGTCAAGCTGGGGCCCTCGGCGGGTTGATGGATTTGTTGAGTATTTCCTCGCCCGAGCCAGAGTCCATTGCAGCACAGCAAAATCCAGCTCCCGAAGGTGACAGCAGCAACAACCACGTTCAAGCTGGGGATCTCGGCGGGTTGATGGATTTGTTAGGTATTTCCTCGCCCGAGCCAGAGTCCATTGCACCCGTTGGGCCAGAAACTGTATCTCCCCAACCTCAGTCTGCTAGTTCGCCGGATGTTACAGGCGATTCCAAAAGTTGGCTGTTCGCTACTCACAAACTCCGCACTTCCGAACTGGAAAAAAACTATTCTTCAGCTAAAACTATAGATGTTTCAGCAGATGTTTCGGATTTTGAGACAGAATCGCCACCCCTACAGGCATTGTCTGACTTGACAATCTCCGATTCTCCCCAGCACCTACAGGCAGAAAAATCCCAGGATTTTGACACCGCTTTAGATGATTTGGCAGGCCCAACTCTGGCATCACCCGCACTAACTGAGCCTCATACACCACTTCCCACACTTTCACAGCCTTCAGAAAAAATCTATGTAGATGCGGTGGTTGCTTCGCTGCAATCGAGTTCAAACTTGCCAGAAGAGCTGATACCGCTATCGCAGCGATCAGAAATCTTGGGGGAAATTAAACAAGACTTAAATGAAGCCGACAACGCGATGGGAAGGCTGCAAAATCTGATTTTTGGCTCCCAAATGTCAGATATCGAGCAAGTGAAAACTCTCCTGGCAGAAACCGATTTGCCCGGGGTGCGCCACCTGCTGGTAACCATCAACGATAAATTAGGAAAACTCGAAGATCAAATCTACAATCCCCAAGAGCTGATCGCGCTGATGTTACCTTGGATCGCAGAAATTCTCAGCCGCAAAATTGTAGATTCTAGAGAAGAAGTTGTCAACGCGATCGTCCCAATTATTGACGAAGTGATTAGGGCGAAAACTGTGGAAAACAAGTCAGCCATGAGTGCGGCAATCGCTGAATTGCTCCCCGACGCACTTTCTCAACAAATAGTCAATTCGCCAGAGGATATTGCTAAGGCGATCGCCCCAGAAATCGGCCTGGCCATTAAAGAGCAAATTCGCCTCGATCAAGAGTCGATCGCCCAAGCCCTCGCCCCGGAAATGGGCAAAGCGATTACAGCCCAGATTGCCCTCGAACGCGACTCTATGGTGGATGCTCTCTATCCGGTAATTGGCAGTACGATCTCTAAATACTTGGCAGAAGCGATTCAAACTATCAATGAAAAAGTGTCAAATAGCTTAAGCATGGAAGGAGTTGGGCGCAAAATTCGCTCCCAAGTACAAGGAGTCTCCGAAGCTGAATTAATCCTCAAAGAATCAATCCCTTTTACCGTCCAAGCAGCCTTCTTAATTCACAAAGCATCCGGCTTGGTAATTTCCGAAGTTCAAAACTCAGAAACCCACCAGTTAGAATCAGAAATGGTAGCAGGAATGCTCACAGCTATTCGCAGCTTTGTTAACGAGTGTATCGTTCAGCCAGGAGAAATTTCCGAACTCAATCAAATTGAATACGGCGACTCCAAAATCATGCTAGAAGTAGCCGGATACTGTTACATGGCAGTCGTGATTAAAGGACAACCGCCCAAGTTTTTTGTTGACAAAATGCGAAAAACAGTTAGTAATCTCATCCTGAATTACGCTAAATTAATTCACGAATTTAACGGCGACCCCGGTACTATACCCGACTCGCTGCACCCGTTTATCAAAAGTTTATTCGACCCGCCTGAAAAGGAAAAATCAAAGAAACCCCCGATCCTGTTGCTCGGCCTGAGCATGGCAGCCCTCAGCTTAATCTTAATACCATGGGGAATTTATCAGCACCGCCGCAGCATCGACCGCAGCATCGAAGCAAGTACCGCTTTAGCTTTAGCCTCGACCCCAGAATTAGCCGTTTACCGCTTAAATGCTGATGTTGACGGCAACACTCTCAAGTTAACCGGAAAATTGCCAAATGCAGAATTGCGCGCCCAAGCTGAAAAAATAGCCGCATCAACTGCACCAAATCTGAAATTAGACAATAAAATTATCGCTGTATATGTACCTCCCGATCCGGTGTTGACGGCGGCCCAGGTGCAGCGGCTCACTGCTGTTTTGAACCGGTTGTCGGGCGTTTCTATTTCTAGTCGGTATGGCGATCGCAAAGTTACTGTATACGGTACAGTCACCGACGGTGCAGACCTCGATAAAATTGCTCAGTCCTTCAAGGAAATTCCCGGCGTTGAGTCGGTAGTCAGCACTGTTAAACTAGATCCGCTCAAAATTGCCAGCCGCATCTACTTCGAGCAAGGAACGACAACATTAGACTCAACATCAGCAGGCATTATCGCCAGTGTCAAAAGTTTCATGGATCAATATCCTCAAAAACATATTAAGATAATTGGGCACAGCGATCGCACTGGGGAACTTGTCATAAATCAACGGTTGTCGCTCCAGCGTGCCGCAGCAGTGCGAGATGCTTTGGTGCGGCAAGGTGCTGACCCCAAGCGCCTCCAAACGGCTTGGAGTTTAAATCCTCCACCCGGCGTGGAACCCAATCAACCGCTAATTTTAAGCAGATGCGTGCTATTTGAACCCATAACTAAGATCGTAAACAGCAAATAA